The genomic window ATTGACACGGAAAAAACATCCATAGTTTGCTTTTACTGTTACTGAAATCACGCTTGAAAAAAATTTTCTGTCTTTCTTCACAACAGATTTTTCCAAACCTACTTTCAAAAAAATTTTAAGATATCTGCTAAAACTGCTTCGCCATCAAATGTTTCATAATCTTCTTTACGGATCAATTTGTACGGAACAGCTTTCACCGTTAGAAAGTCTTTTAATCGTGCCACTTCATATTCAGATTGTGGTCCGATCATCAAACCGTCAATGTGTTGATTTTGGATTGCTTGCTCTGCCACGATTGCTGGAGCAGAATATACATGAAGAGGTATCCCTTCTTCATCTGCTGCCTTTTGGATATTTTTAACTAACAATCCTGAGGTGATCCCGGCAGTACAAATCAATAATATTCGTTTTTCCTCTGTTGTTTTCATCTACTCGCCACCTTAAGAGATCTTGCGTTTTTTATTGTAAATATCCAATACGACTGCTAGCAATAGAATCAATCCTTTGATTGCCTGTTGCCAGTCTACGCCGACACCCATGATCGACATCCCATTGTTCAATACACCCATGACTAAGCCACCGACGATCGCTCCAGTGATTGTTCCGATTCCTCCTGAAGTAGAAGCCCCGCCGAAGTAGACAGAAGCCATCGCATCTAATTCAAGTGAAGTTCCTGCCTGTGGCGTAGCAGCATTTAAGCGCGCCGCTAAAATCAATCCAGCCAAGGCAGCCATCACACCCATATTCACAAATACCCAAAAAGTGATTTTTTTTGTCTTTATTCCAGATAATTGAGCAGCTTTCAAATTACCACCGGTTGCATAGATTTGTCGCCCAGCAACTGTTCGATTAGTCAAAAAGCCATATACACCAACGATCACTCCTAAAATGATCAAGATCACTGGAAATCCTTGATAAGAGGCAAAAATATAACTAAGTCCTAAGACAAGAACGATCGTCAATGCCGCTTTGATCAAAAATGCGTTCATCGATGGTACGTCAAATAGATTTTCTTTTCTTCTCGCTCTAGCACGCCACTGCGCAAAAACTAAGCTGACTGCCAACACGACACCTAAAATCAAAGTCAAAAGATGCATCCCAGGAACACCAAACACATCTGGCAAGTAGCCTGTTGAGATTTTTTGGAATCCTCCAGGAAATGGCGCTAACGATTGTCCGCCTAACACAACTTGTGTCAGTCCACGAAACATCAATAACCCGGCAAGTGTAACAATAAAAGCTGGAATCCCTACATAAGCGACCCAAAATCCCTGCCATGCCCCAATCACCCCACCGACTAACAAGCATAAAGGAATAGCCAACCAAGGACTGATGTTGTTATTGACCATCAGCATACCAGCCATTGCCCCTACAAATGCCATGACTGAACCGACAGATAGATCGACATATCCTAAAAGAACGACCAGAAGCATTCCCGCAGCTAAAATCAAAATATGGCTGTTTTGTAACACGATGTTCGTTATATTCAGCGGTCTTAAAAAGATGCCGCCAGTCATCAATTGAAAAGCAATCAATAAAGCAACCAAGATAATGACCATACTATACTTACTAAAGATATCTAATATCTTTTCTTTTACATTCCAAGTACTTTTTTCCTTACTTTTTTTCGTGACATTCTCCATTACCCGACTGCCTCCTCTTCTTTTGTCATCAGGTTCATCAATAATTCCTGATTCGCCTCTTCTCGAAGCACTTCCCCTGTCATTTTCCCTTCATTCATCGTATAGATTCGATCACACATCCCGATGATCTCAGGCAACTCAGAAGAAATGATGCAAACACACTTTCCTAAGGCGGCCATTTCTTCGATGATCGTGTAGATTTCATATTTTGCGCCAACATCGATCCCACGAGTCGGTTCATCCAGAAATAAAATTTCCGGTTCGGTCATCAACCACTTGGCTAAAACGACTTTTTGTTGATTCCCACCGCTTAAACTACCGACGTTTTGGAACACATTCGTCGCTTTTGTCCGCATCTTTTTACGAAAGTTTTCTGCTTCGATGACTTCTTTTTCTTGATCCAAGATGCCACTTCGACTGATTTTTTTGAGGCTGGCAATCGTTGTATTTTCTCTAATATCCATCAAAAGATTCAATCCTACAGACTTACGATCTTCAGATACATACGCAAGTCCATGCTCGATTGCTTGAGAGACATCTTTGATGACCAGTTCTTTGCCATCTTTCAATATCTTGCCACTGATATTGCTCCCATATGATCGCCCAAAAATACTCATGGCAAATTCAGTTCGACCAGCGCCCATCAATCCGGCAATACCTACGATCTCTCCTCTTCGGATCGAAAAATCGATGTGATCGTTGACGATTCGGTCAGTTGTCAACGGATGATGTACGGTCCAATCTTTTACTTCAAAATAGACCTCTCCAATCTTGGGATGACGATCAGGATAGCGATTTGTTAAATCCCGACCAACCATGCCTTTTATGATCCGCTCTTCACTGATCGCATCGTTTTCTAATGTTTCGATCGTTTGACCATCTCGCAAGATCGTGATTCGGTCAGCTACTGCTACGATCTCATTTAATTTGTGAGAAATAATGATCGACGTGATCCCTTGATTACGAAACTCCTTGATCAATGCCAAAAGATTGGCACTTTCTTCTTCATTCAGTGCGGCTGTTGGTTCATCTAATATGAGCAAACGAACATTTTTGGAAAAAGCTTTCGCAATCTCCACCAACTGTTGATGTCCCACACCGATTTGTGAGACCAATGTATTCGGATCGACTTTCAGTCCCACTGTTTTTAATAGATTTTCGGTTTTTCGTTCAGTCAGATTCCAATCGATGACACCATGCTTTGTTTGTTCATTTCCTAAAAAGATGTTTTCTTTGATCGACAAATACGGACTCAAGGCTAATTCTTGATGAATGATCACGATCCCCTTTGATTCACTGTCTCTAAGATTTTTGAATTGGCATACCTCACCGTCATAGGTGATCTCTCCCGAATAACTGCCATAAGGATACAAACCACTCAACACATTCATCAGAGTTGATTTTCCTGCACCATTCTCACCACAAAGTGCATGGATCTCGCCTCGTTTGATTCGAAGATTCACATTGTTCAACGCACGAACACCAGAGAATTCTTTAATGATTTCTTTCATTTCTAAAATATAATCTGCCATTTTTTCACTTCCTAATCGAGGTTGTGACAGAAGTCTCGACTCCGAAAAACAAGCGTGAAAATCCGTCAACTGTTCTGCCAATCTCTGGTCCTTCACGCTTTTTTTCTGAAAGAGCTACTTCTAGAACACCGTGTATTCAGTTTCAGGGGTACAAGATGACGAATGCCCCAGAACCTATTTGCTGCTACTGACCTAAATCACTCTCACTGTAATACTCCGTATCGATCAACTCTTGTTTGTAGTTTTCTTTGTCAACAGAAACAGGATTTGCTAAATACGTTGGTACGACCTTCACACCATTATCGTAGGTCTCTTCATCGTTGACTGGCACTTCCTTGTCATTGTTAAGGGCTTCGATCATTTCTACTGTATTATCAGCTAGTACTCGTGTATCCTTAAAAATCGTTTGCGTTTGCTCTCCTGCAATGATCGATTTCACTCCAGCAATCGTCGCATCTTGCCCAGTAATCACCGGTAGTGGTTTATCACTTGAACCATATCCCACTCCTTTTAAGGAGGAAATGATTCCTAAACTGATTGGATCATAAGGTGATAGAACTGCATCTAATTGTTTATCTGTATAATTTGCACTTAATAAGTTATCCATCCGGGCTTGCGCAGTTGAACCATCCCAACGAAGTGTCGCAATCTGGTTGAATTTCGTTTGTCCTGATGAGACGGTCAATTGTTTGCTGTCGATATATGGCTGAAGGATGGACATGACACCGTTGTAGTTGATCAGTGCATTGTTATCATCTGGTGAACCACCAAATAGCTCGATCGTAAAAGGTCCTGCACCATCTTTCAAACCTAATTTATCTTCGATATAAGAAGCTTGTAATACCCCTACGCCGAAATTATCGAAAGTTGCATAATAATCGACATATTCGGAGTTCATCAATAAACGGTCATACGCAATGACTTTGATATCTGCTTGGTGTGCTTTTTCTAATACATCGGTCAATGCCGATCCATCGATCGAGGCAATGACTAACGTATCGACACCTTTTGTAATCATGTTTTCGATTTGTGCCACTTGATTTTCTACTTTATCTTCTCCATATTGCAAATCCGTCTTGTACCCTTTTTCTTCTAGTTGCTTAACGATATTATCCCCATCAGCGATCCAACGCTCCGCAGATTTTGTCGGCATCGAGATCCCTACAAATCCTTTTTCATCCCCGGCTGCACTTCCATTGCTACATCCGGCTAATGTTGTGACTGAGATCAATAAAAAGACAATTGCAACTAACCAATTTTTCCCAACTCGTTTCATCTTTGTCCCTCCAAAACTTATTTGATGGCTTTATTTTACTCATTATATAAAACGCTTTCATTGATTATCTTTTTATATTTCTATAAATTTACGCGTATAATTTCTTCAATTTTATATTTTTCTTCATTTTCTTTTGACAATTCTTGATTTTCTTACGAAATTGACAAACATGCTAATATGAGAACTGGTAAC from Enterococcus sp. DIV1094 includes these protein-coding regions:
- a CDS encoding PTS sugar transporter subunit IIB gives rise to the protein MKTTEEKRILLICTAGITSGLLVKNIQKAADEEGIPLHVYSAPAIVAEQAIQNQHIDGLMIGPQSEYEVARLKDFLTVKAVPYKLIRKEDYETFDGEAVLADILKFF
- the chvE gene encoding multiple monosaccharide ABC transporter substrate-binding protein, with protein sequence MKRVGKNWLVAIVFLLISVTTLAGCSNGSAAGDEKGFVGISMPTKSAERWIADGDNIVKQLEEKGYKTDLQYGEDKVENQVAQIENMITKGVDTLVIASIDGSALTDVLEKAHQADIKVIAYDRLLMNSEYVDYYATFDNFGVGVLQASYIEDKLGLKDGAGPFTIELFGGSPDDNNALINYNGVMSILQPYIDSKQLTVSSGQTKFNQIATLRWDGSTAQARMDNLLSANYTDKQLDAVLSPYDPISLGIISSLKGVGYGSSDKPLPVITGQDATIAGVKSIIAGEQTQTIFKDTRVLADNTVEMIEALNNDKEVPVNDEETYDNGVKVVPTYLANPVSVDKENYKQELIDTEYYSESDLGQ
- the mmsB gene encoding multiple monosaccharide ABC transporter permease — protein: MENVTKKSKEKSTWNVKEKILDIFSKYSMVIILVALLIAFQLMTGGIFLRPLNITNIVLQNSHILILAAGMLLVVLLGYVDLSVGSVMAFVGAMAGMLMVNNNISPWLAIPLCLLVGGVIGAWQGFWVAYVGIPAFIVTLAGLLMFRGLTQVVLGGQSLAPFPGGFQKISTGYLPDVFGVPGMHLLTLILGVVLAVSLVFAQWRARARRKENLFDVPSMNAFLIKAALTIVLVLGLSYIFASYQGFPVILIILGVIVGVYGFLTNRTVAGRQIYATGGNLKAAQLSGIKTKKITFWVFVNMGVMAALAGLILAARLNAATPQAGTSLELDAMASVYFGGASTSGGIGTITGAIVGGLVMGVLNNGMSIMGVGVDWQQAIKGLILLLAVVLDIYNKKRKIS
- the mmsA gene encoding multiple monosaccharide ABC transporter ATP-binding protein, coding for MADYILEMKEIIKEFSGVRALNNVNLRIKRGEIHALCGENGAGKSTLMNVLSGLYPYGSYSGEITYDGEVCQFKNLRDSESKGIVIIHQELALSPYLSIKENIFLGNEQTKHGVIDWNLTERKTENLLKTVGLKVDPNTLVSQIGVGHQQLVEIAKAFSKNVRLLILDEPTAALNEEESANLLALIKEFRNQGITSIIISHKLNEIVAVADRITILRDGQTIETLENDAISEERIIKGMVGRDLTNRYPDRHPKIGEVYFEVKDWTVHHPLTTDRIVNDHIDFSIRRGEIVGIAGLMGAGRTEFAMSIFGRSYGSNISGKILKDGKELVIKDVSQAIEHGLAYVSEDRKSVGLNLLMDIRENTTIASLKKISRSGILDQEKEVIEAENFRKKMRTKATNVFQNVGSLSGGNQQKVVLAKWLMTEPEILFLDEPTRGIDVGAKYEIYTIIEEMAALGKCVCIISSELPEIIGMCDRIYTMNEGKMTGEVLREEANQELLMNLMTKEEEAVG